A genomic window from Sphingomonas taxi includes:
- a CDS encoding histidine phosphatase family protein — translation MIAQVLLVRHPPVAKAWAGRCYGRSDMGWSRDGAALARRLATELAAEPFATIVHSGAIRTRRLAGMVARLTGRPVQDDPRWLERDFGTWEGRRWDAIWRETGDLMDRMMTHPRDFRPGGGETGLDLARRAGAAWDALPLAEDVLVISHGGPIAAIRTRLAGLPLERMIAAVPPCGAIVRLPRLGSADDA, via the coding sequence ATGATCGCGCAGGTGCTGCTCGTCCGCCATCCGCCGGTGGCGAAGGCGTGGGCGGGGCGGTGCTACGGTCGGTCCGACATGGGGTGGAGCCGCGACGGCGCGGCGCTGGCGCGACGGCTGGCGACCGAACTCGCCGCCGAACCGTTCGCGACGATCGTCCATTCCGGCGCGATCCGCACAAGGCGACTTGCCGGGATGGTCGCGCGGCTGACGGGGCGGCCGGTGCAGGACGATCCCCGCTGGCTGGAGCGCGATTTCGGAACCTGGGAGGGGCGACGCTGGGATGCGATCTGGCGCGAGACCGGCGACCTGATGGACCGGATGATGACGCATCCGCGCGACTTCCGCCCCGGTGGCGGCGAGACCGGGCTCGACCTCGCCCGCCGTGCCGGCGCCGCGTGGGATGCGCTGCCGCTTGCGGAGGACGTGCTGGTCATCAGCCACGGCGGGCCGATCGCGGCGATCCGGACGCGGCTCGCCGGTCTGCCGCTCGAACGGATGATCGCGGCAGTGCCGCCGTGCGGCGCGATCGTCCGTCTGCCGCGCCTGGGGTCAGCGGACGACGCGTAA
- a CDS encoding ATP-binding protein has product MTMDDRVLILAPRGRDAFVAADLLRRGAIPAEIVPDLATLVAELARGVAAVLITEEALVAGDRSALAAWVAAQPTWSDLPFVMLANGGRAPRSAAAAQRLDELGNVVMLERPLHAEAMLGAVRSAIKARQRQYELRTAAATLEAAVAQRTAELEAARDSLEFALEAAGMGSWDLDVASGDIRRSPRHDEIFGYGEPQSYWSVERLIGHVDPAQRDEIAAALTDAARTGSLDVECAIQGADGSRRWISKKGRMRYDADGAPERLTGVVADITTRKEADAQLAQAQKMDAIGQLTGGVAHDFNNLLTPIVGSLDLVRRRHKDDERTQRMVSGAMQAAERAATLTQRLLAFARRQALQPKAVDVGALIEGLVDLIRRSLGPTIKVTIEVADDLPSARVDPNQLELALLNLAINARDAMPGGGQLTITVGGAAVDERNAIGLSAGRYVRILASDTGIGMDKATLARATEPFFSTKGVGKGTGLGLSMIHGLAAQSGGTLTLSSEPGRGTRVELWLPATQEEPAVVADHRNEPVTARRAAKILLVDDEDIVRFATADMLRDIGYQVVEAASGSQALAAIRGGVDVDLLVTDYLMPGITGAALISELRATGHPLPALLITGYAATGADVPGDVPRLAKPFRQVDLAARVDALLHQPPKTAKGLRVVR; this is encoded by the coding sequence ATGACGATGGACGATCGCGTCCTCATCCTCGCGCCGCGGGGGCGCGATGCCTTCGTCGCCGCCGACCTGCTGCGGCGTGGCGCGATCCCGGCGGAGATCGTGCCCGATCTGGCGACGCTCGTCGCCGAACTGGCGCGCGGCGTCGCCGCGGTGCTGATCACCGAGGAGGCGCTGGTCGCCGGCGACCGGTCGGCGCTGGCCGCCTGGGTCGCGGCGCAGCCGACCTGGTCCGACCTGCCGTTCGTGATGCTCGCCAACGGCGGCCGCGCGCCGCGCTCGGCGGCGGCGGCGCAGCGGCTCGACGAACTCGGCAACGTCGTGATGCTCGAGCGGCCGCTGCATGCCGAGGCAATGCTGGGCGCGGTCCGCTCGGCGATCAAGGCACGGCAGCGCCAATACGAGCTGCGCACTGCCGCCGCGACGCTGGAGGCGGCGGTGGCGCAGCGTACCGCCGAACTCGAAGCGGCGCGCGACAGCCTCGAATTCGCGCTCGAGGCGGCGGGCATGGGCAGTTGGGACCTCGACGTCGCCAGCGGCGATATCCGCCGCAGCCCGCGCCACGATGAAATCTTCGGCTATGGCGAACCGCAATCCTATTGGTCGGTCGAGCGGCTGATCGGCCATGTCGACCCGGCACAGCGCGACGAGATCGCTGCGGCGCTAACCGATGCGGCGCGGACCGGCTCGCTCGATGTCGAATGCGCGATCCAGGGTGCCGACGGCAGCCGTCGCTGGATCAGCAAGAAGGGGCGGATGCGCTACGATGCCGATGGGGCGCCCGAACGGCTGACCGGCGTCGTCGCCGACATCACCACGCGGAAAGAGGCCGACGCCCAGCTCGCCCAGGCGCAGAAGATGGACGCGATCGGCCAGCTCACCGGCGGCGTCGCGCACGATTTCAACAATCTGCTCACCCCGATCGTCGGCAGCCTCGATCTCGTCCGGCGGCGGCACAAGGATGACGAGCGTACGCAGCGGATGGTAAGCGGTGCGATGCAGGCGGCCGAGCGTGCTGCGACGCTGACCCAGCGGCTGCTCGCCTTCGCACGACGCCAGGCCTTGCAGCCGAAGGCGGTCGACGTCGGCGCGCTGATCGAGGGGCTGGTCGATCTGATCCGCCGCTCGCTCGGGCCGACGATCAAGGTGACGATCGAGGTCGCCGACGATCTGCCGTCGGCGCGGGTCGATCCCAACCAGCTCGAACTCGCCCTGCTCAACCTCGCGATCAATGCGCGCGACGCGATGCCGGGCGGTGGCCAGCTCACCATCACCGTCGGCGGCGCCGCGGTCGACGAACGCAACGCCATCGGCCTGTCCGCCGGCCGCTACGTGCGCATCCTGGCGAGCGATACCGGCATCGGCATGGACAAGGCGACGCTGGCCCGCGCGACCGAGCCATTCTTCTCGACCAAGGGCGTCGGCAAGGGCACCGGGCTCGGCCTGTCGATGATCCACGGCCTCGCCGCGCAATCGGGCGGGACGCTGACGCTGTCGAGCGAGCCGGGCCGCGGCACCCGCGTCGAACTATGGCTGCCGGCGACACAGGAGGAACCCGCGGTGGTCGCCGACCACCGTAACGAGCCGGTCACCGCGCGTCGCGCCGCCAAGATCCTGCTGGTCGACGACGAGGATATCGTCCGCTTCGCCACCGCCGACATGCTTCGCGACATCGGCTATCAGGTCGTCGAGGCAGCATCGGGCAGCCAGGCGCTGGCGGCGATCCGCGGCGGCGTCGACGTCGACCTGCTCGTCACCGATTATCTGATGCCGGGGATCACCGGCGCAGCGCTGATCAGCGAATTGCGCGCCACCGGCCACCCTCTGCCCGCGCTGCTGATCACCGGCTATGCCGCGACCGGCGCCGACGTGCCCGGCGACGTGCCGCGGCTTGCCAAGCCGTTCCGCCAGGTCGATCTCGCCGCGCGTGTCGATGCACTGCTCCACCAGCCGCCCAAGACCGCCAAGGGGTTACGCGTCGTCCGCTGA
- a CDS encoding ATPase domain-containing protein — protein sequence MAQAIRSTQASTGISGLDYVLNGGLTPERLYLVEGTPGTGKTTLGLGFLLTGAAIGQAGLYVTLAETKVELLAVAETHGWSLDPITVFEMVPADGLGDDQEQTLLHPSEVELGETVRAIMAKVDELRPARVVIDSLSELRLLAQSPIRYRRQILALKHFFSTRQCTVIVLDDKSGTGNDLQLHSIAHGVIALEQTLSGFGAQRRRLHVVKMRGVRFRGGYHDFEIERGGLTVYTRLTAADYQAEHDLEIVSTGSEAFDALLGGGLVRGTATLFTGPAGVGKTTTTVQCMIAALRRGENAAYFLFDERTPTLLARSQALGMDLHPYLANGQLTLRAIDPAELSPGEFAATVRTAVEDDAARIIVIDSLNAYLQSMPSEQFLMLQMHELLTYLGQRGVASLLILGMHGILGDVRADIDLSYLADTAVQLRYFEAFGAVRQAISVIKTRTARHERTMREFRIGDGGIHLGEPLASFQNVLGIAPSFSGESKALLARADGGGG from the coding sequence TTGGCACAGGCTATACGATCGACCCAGGCATCCACCGGCATTTCGGGGCTCGATTACGTCCTCAACGGCGGGCTTACGCCCGAGCGCCTCTATCTGGTTGAGGGCACGCCCGGAACGGGCAAGACGACGCTGGGGCTCGGCTTCCTGCTCACCGGTGCCGCGATCGGCCAGGCCGGCCTGTACGTCACGCTTGCCGAGACGAAGGTGGAGTTGCTCGCCGTCGCCGAGACGCACGGCTGGTCGCTCGATCCGATCACCGTCTTCGAGATGGTACCCGCCGATGGCCTGGGCGACGATCAAGAACAGACGCTGTTGCATCCCAGCGAAGTCGAGCTGGGCGAGACGGTGCGCGCGATCATGGCAAAGGTCGACGAACTGCGCCCGGCGCGCGTCGTCATCGACAGCCTGTCCGAACTGCGTCTGCTCGCGCAAAGCCCAATCCGCTATCGCCGCCAGATCCTGGCGCTGAAGCATTTCTTCTCGACCCGCCAGTGCACGGTGATCGTCCTCGACGACAAGAGCGGGACGGGCAACGACCTGCAATTGCATAGCATCGCGCACGGCGTGATCGCGCTCGAACAGACGCTCTCCGGGTTCGGTGCGCAGCGGCGACGGCTGCACGTCGTCAAGATGCGTGGTGTGCGCTTCCGCGGGGGATATCACGATTTCGAGATCGAGCGGGGCGGCCTGACGGTATACACCCGGCTGACCGCGGCCGACTACCAGGCCGAGCACGACCTCGAAATCGTGTCGACGGGATCGGAGGCGTTCGACGCGCTGCTCGGCGGCGGTCTCGTCCGCGGCACAGCGACGCTATTCACCGGCCCCGCCGGCGTCGGCAAGACGACGACGACGGTGCAATGCATGATTGCGGCGCTGCGCCGCGGCGAGAATGCCGCCTATTTCCTGTTCGACGAGCGCACGCCGACGCTGCTCGCACGGTCGCAGGCATTGGGGATGGACCTGCATCCCTATCTCGCCAACGGCCAGCTGACGCTGCGCGCGATCGATCCCGCCGAACTGTCGCCGGGCGAATTCGCCGCGACGGTCCGCACCGCCGTCGAGGACGATGCGGCGCGCATCATCGTCATCGACAGCCTCAACGCCTATCTGCAATCGATGCCGAGCGAGCAGTTCCTCATGCTCCAGATGCACGAGCTGCTGACCTATCTCGGCCAGCGCGGCGTCGCCTCGCTGCTGATCCTCGGGATGCACGGGATCCTCGGCGACGTGCGCGCCGACATCGATCTCAGCTATCTCGCCGACACCGCGGTCCAACTCCGCTATTTCGAGGCGTTCGGCGCGGTGCGGCAGGCGATTTCGGTCATCAAGACGCGCACCGCTCGCCACGAGCGTACGATGAGGGAATTTCGCATCGGCGACGGCGGCATCCATCTGGGCGAACCGCTGGCGTCGTTCCAGAACGTGCTGGGCATCGCGCCGAGCTTTTCGGGCGAGAGCAAGGCGCTGCTCGCCCGGGCCGATGGCGGTGGCGGATGA
- a CDS encoding M28 family peptidase has product MNRLLPLALLLIAATDPRPPILSPERIKADVRTLSADGFHGRGPTQAGEPVTLDFLEKRFAKLGLKPAGDGGYRQRVPLLRWTRERADMTLDLGGTALPLRAGVEISASSRIVGETRLDRIPVVFVGYGVVEPRLGYDPYRGIDVRGKLVVALAGDPDAEAGRDLGFGGRASSPAARTKLAEAQKRGAAAFVQIHDTFPSSYPWLQLANGDAVPGYALDTGSVPPAFGLRGTLRNDIGVRLLAQGGLDYAAAKRGAQRADFTGIVLPGATFSATLTTRLDRTESHNIVGILPGSDPAAGSILYGAHWDAYGENDFDPPADRIRNGAIDNGTGTATLLDIARVFAAAPRPRRSVVFALWTAEEKGLLGATWYADHPALPLATTAAQFNLDPHVVLGRTRNLELIGVGRTPLEADLARVAAAQGLRVDPEENTEAGWYYRSDHYAFAAKGVPGVYFRAGRDILAGGMAAGEAKRSAYNARCYHQTCDEYDARWDMTGAAQEGSVAYALGREIADGRMWPGWNATEPFAAERAKTDTARR; this is encoded by the coding sequence ATGAACCGCCTGCTCCCGCTCGCCCTGCTGTTGATCGCAGCGACCGATCCCAGGCCGCCGATCCTCTCGCCCGAGCGGATCAAGGCGGATGTCCGTACGCTCAGCGCGGACGGCTTTCACGGTCGCGGCCCGACGCAGGCGGGCGAACCGGTCACGCTCGACTTCCTCGAAAAACGCTTCGCCAAGCTCGGCCTCAAGCCGGCCGGCGACGGCGGCTATCGCCAGCGCGTCCCCCTGCTCCGCTGGACACGCGAGCGCGCCGACATGACGCTCGACCTCGGCGGCACCGCCCTCCCCCTGCGGGCCGGCGTCGAGATCTCCGCCAGTTCGCGCATCGTCGGCGAGACGCGGCTCGACCGCATACCCGTCGTGTTCGTCGGCTATGGCGTGGTCGAGCCCAGGCTCGGCTACGATCCCTATCGCGGCATCGACGTGCGCGGCAAACTGGTGGTGGCGCTGGCCGGCGATCCCGATGCCGAGGCGGGGCGCGATCTCGGCTTCGGCGGCCGCGCCTCCAGCCCCGCCGCGCGCACCAAGCTCGCCGAGGCGCAGAAGCGCGGTGCCGCCGCCTTCGTGCAGATCCACGACACTTTCCCGTCGAGCTATCCGTGGCTGCAACTGGCGAACGGCGATGCGGTGCCGGGCTATGCGCTCGATACCGGCAGCGTGCCGCCCGCCTTCGGCCTGCGCGGCACGCTGCGCAACGATATCGGCGTCCGGCTGCTCGCGCAGGGAGGGCTCGACTATGCCGCCGCCAAGCGCGGTGCGCAGCGCGCCGACTTCACCGGCATCGTCCTGCCGGGTGCGACGTTCAGCGCGACGCTGACGACGCGGCTCGATCGCACCGAAAGCCACAATATCGTCGGCATCCTGCCCGGCAGCGATCCCGCCGCGGGCAGCATCCTCTACGGCGCCCATTGGGACGCCTATGGCGAGAACGATTTCGACCCGCCCGCCGACCGCATCCGCAACGGCGCGATCGACAATGGCACCGGTACCGCGACGCTGCTCGACATCGCCCGCGTCTTCGCGGCCGCACCGCGTCCGCGCCGCTCGGTGGTGTTCGCCTTGTGGACCGCCGAAGAAAAGGGCCTGCTCGGCGCCACCTGGTATGCCGATCACCCGGCGTTGCCGCTCGCGACCACCGCGGCGCAGTTCAACCTCGACCCGCATGTCGTGCTCGGCCGTACCCGCAATCTCGAGCTGATCGGCGTCGGCCGCACGCCGCTGGAGGCCGATCTTGCCCGCGTCGCCGCGGCACAGGGCCTGCGCGTCGACCCCGAGGAGAATACCGAAGCGGGCTGGTATTACCGCTCCGACCATTATGCCTTCGCCGCCAAGGGCGTGCCAGGCGTCTATTTCCGCGCCGGCCGCGACATCCTCGCCGGCGGCATGGCGGCGGGCGAGGCGAAGCGCAGCGCCTATAACGCGCGCTGCTATCACCAGACCTGCGACGAATATGACGCGCGCTGGGACATGACCGGTGCGGCGCAGGAAGGCAGCGTCGCCTATGCGCTCGGCCGCGAGATCGCCGACGGGCGGATGTGGCCGGGCTGGAACGCCACGGAACCCTTTGCCGCGGAGCGCGCTAAGACCGATACGGCACGACGGTGA
- a CDS encoding Hsp70 family protein, with amino-acid sequence MTASLPALGLDFGTTNSVAAIARGDAAELVMLDAPDGAQAVFRSALCFWEDGDVRGGLASEAGPWAIREYLDFPEGSRFIQSFKSVAASATFEHANVFERRLRFEDLGTLFVDKMRARARGRLDGPMARIVVGRPVAYAGSRPDEALARSRYDLVFGALGAEVHYVYEPLGAAFSYAARLTERATILVADFGGGTSDFSVVRVDVPGAAQRCVPLGHAGVGIAGDRFDQRIVDRLVMPLLGKGGSYRSFDKVLEIPGGYFADFADWSRLALMRNKRTLAELEKLRRSALDPEAIGRMIAVIEQELGYRLYDAVGGLKRALSEAEQARFVFEGAGLAIEAEVTRDQFEAWIAPDMLRIDAAVDSALASAGVEAADIDRVFLTGGTSLTPRIRRLFDARFGAERIATGGELTSIAHGLALIGLQDDIAAWAN; translated from the coding sequence ATGACCGCTTCGCTCCCCGCCCTCGGCCTCGACTTCGGCACCACCAACTCGGTCGCCGCGATCGCGCGCGGCGACGCGGCCGAACTCGTCATGCTCGACGCGCCCGACGGCGCGCAGGCGGTGTTCCGCTCGGCGCTGTGCTTCTGGGAGGACGGCGACGTGCGCGGCGGACTCGCATCCGAGGCGGGGCCGTGGGCGATCCGCGAATATCTCGACTTCCCCGAGGGCAGCCGCTTCATCCAGTCGTTCAAGTCGGTCGCCGCCAGCGCCACCTTCGAACATGCCAACGTCTTCGAACGCCGGTTGCGCTTCGAGGATCTCGGGACGCTGTTCGTCGACAAGATGCGGGCCCGCGCGCGCGGCCGGCTCGACGGGCCGATGGCGCGGATCGTCGTCGGCCGGCCGGTCGCCTATGCCGGCAGCCGCCCCGACGAGGCGCTGGCGCGCAGCCGCTACGATCTGGTGTTCGGCGCGCTCGGTGCCGAGGTCCATTACGTCTACGAACCGCTCGGCGCCGCGTTCAGCTATGCGGCGCGGCTGACCGAGCGCGCGACGATCCTCGTCGCCGATTTCGGCGGCGGCACCAGCGACTTTTCGGTCGTCCGCGTCGACGTGCCGGGCGCGGCGCAGCGCTGCGTGCCGCTCGGCCATGCCGGCGTCGGCATCGCCGGCGACCGGTTCGACCAGCGGATCGTCGACCGGCTGGTGATGCCCTTGCTCGGCAAGGGCGGATCGTATCGCTCGTTCGACAAGGTGCTCGAGATCCCCGGTGGCTATTTCGCCGATTTCGCCGACTGGTCGCGGCTCGCGCTGATGCGCAACAAGCGGACGCTCGCCGAGCTGGAGAAACTGCGCCGCTCGGCGCTCGATCCCGAGGCGATCGGGCGGATGATCGCGGTGATCGAGCAGGAACTCGGCTACCGGCTCTACGACGCGGTCGGCGGGCTGAAGCGCGCACTGTCGGAGGCGGAGCAGGCGCGTTTCGTGTTCGAGGGCGCCGGCCTCGCGATCGAGGCGGAGGTGACGCGCGACCAGTTCGAAGCGTGGATCGCGCCCGACATGCTGCGCATCGACGCCGCGGTCGACAGCGCGCTGGCCAGCGCCGGGGTCGAGGCGGCGGACATCGACCGCGTCTTCCTGACCGGCGGCACCTCGCTCACCCCGCGCATCCGCCGGCTGTTCGACGCGCGGTTCGGCGCCGAGCGGATCGCGACCGGCGGCGAACTCACCTCGATCGCGCACGGCCTCGCGCTGATCGGCTTGCAGGACGACATCGCCGCCTGGGCGAACTGA
- a CDS encoding CocE/NonD family hydrolase, producing the protein MRAILLSSLALLSVGVQAQQQPAGDIPAQFKLVDTANDYIKREVMIPMRDGTKLYTVIVIPRNATNAPIVLTRTPYNAKARANRSDSASMLATLPLADEIFVKGGYIRVYQDVRGKYGSEGDYVVTRPVIGPLNPTKVDHVTDAYDTIDWLVNKANLPQSNGRVGMIGSSYEGFTVVMALLAPHPALKVAAPESPMIDGWMGDDWFHYGAFRLANIAWLGGQTGYKGNGTVPPTGGWDDYDNFREVGSAGDWAKKSGYDQLPYWKRMSQHAAYDDFWQGQALDKLLAANPSNVPTLWEQGLWDQEDMYGAITAWEALKAKGKAGNNFLVMGPWRHSQVNRDGRSLGPFQWDGDTAAQFREQMVLPLFDQYLKDGPAANLPQAAIYNTGENHWDRLANWPLACESGCAAPLKPIYLQADGGLGFDKAAAGGDSYVSDPAKPVPHLPRPVNFKDGRWGDWLVSDQRGSDGRPDVMTYTTPVLTVAMRVSGAPIADLYAATTGTDGDFVVKVIDVYPAENATDPKMGGYQLPISLDIFRGRYRDSFAQPSAIPANKVQHYRFRLPTVNHVFQPGHRVMVQVQSSLFPLYDRNPQTYVPNIFFAKPADYKKATVTLRRGGATPSAVLLPVVPVEQAQARGQ; encoded by the coding sequence ATGCGCGCCATCCTGCTGTCCTCGCTTGCCCTGCTCTCGGTCGGCGTGCAGGCGCAGCAGCAGCCGGCGGGTGACATTCCGGCGCAGTTCAAGCTGGTCGACACCGCCAACGATTACATCAAGCGCGAAGTGATGATCCCGATGCGCGACGGGACCAAGCTCTACACGGTCATCGTCATCCCCAGGAACGCGACCAACGCGCCGATCGTGCTGACCCGCACGCCCTATAACGCCAAGGCGCGCGCCAACCGCAGCGACAGCGCGTCGATGCTGGCGACCTTGCCGCTCGCCGACGAGATTTTCGTCAAGGGCGGCTATATCCGCGTCTATCAGGACGTGCGCGGCAAATACGGGTCGGAAGGCGACTATGTCGTCACCCGGCCGGTGATCGGCCCGCTCAACCCGACCAAGGTCGATCACGTCACCGACGCCTATGACACGATCGACTGGCTGGTGAACAAGGCGAACCTGCCGCAGTCGAACGGCCGCGTCGGCATGATCGGCTCGTCCTACGAGGGCTTCACCGTGGTGATGGCGCTGCTCGCGCCGCATCCTGCGCTCAAGGTCGCGGCGCCGGAAAGCCCGATGATCGACGGCTGGATGGGCGACGACTGGTTCCATTACGGCGCCTTCCGCCTCGCCAATATCGCCTGGCTCGGCGGGCAGACCGGCTACAAGGGCAACGGCACCGTGCCGCCGACCGGCGGCTGGGACGATTACGACAATTTCCGCGAGGTCGGCTCGGCGGGCGACTGGGCGAAGAAGTCGGGCTACGACCAGCTCCCTTATTGGAAGCGGATGTCGCAGCATGCCGCCTATGACGACTTCTGGCAGGGACAGGCGCTCGACAAATTGCTCGCCGCCAATCCGTCGAACGTCCCCACGCTCTGGGAACAGGGATTGTGGGACCAGGAGGATATGTACGGCGCGATCACCGCTTGGGAGGCGCTGAAGGCGAAGGGCAAGGCGGGCAACAATTTCCTCGTGATGGGGCCGTGGCGGCACAGCCAGGTCAATCGCGACGGCCGCAGCCTCGGGCCGTTCCAGTGGGACGGCGACACCGCCGCGCAGTTCCGCGAGCAGATGGTGCTGCCGCTGTTCGACCAATATCTCAAGGACGGCCCGGCGGCGAACCTGCCGCAGGCGGCGATCTACAATACCGGCGAGAACCACTGGGACCGCCTCGCCAACTGGCCGCTCGCCTGCGAGAGCGGCTGCGCGGCGCCGCTCAAGCCGATCTATCTCCAGGCGGATGGCGGGCTGGGCTTCGACAAGGCGGCGGCGGGCGGGGACAGCTATGTCTCCGATCCTGCCAAGCCGGTCCCGCACCTGCCACGCCCGGTCAATTTCAAGGACGGGCGCTGGGGCGACTGGCTAGTCAGTGACCAGCGCGGATCGGACGGGCGGCCCGACGTGATGACCTATACGACGCCGGTGCTGACCGTGGCGATGCGCGTGTCGGGCGCGCCGATCGCCGATCTCTATGCGGCGACGACCGGCACCGACGGCGATTTCGTCGTCAAGGTGATCGACGTCTATCCGGCGGAGAATGCCACCGATCCCAAGATGGGCGGATACCAGCTGCCGATCAGCCTCGACATCTTCCGTGGCCGCTATCGCGACAGCTTCGCGCAGCCGAGCGCGATTCCGGCCAACAAGGTGCAACATTACCGCTTCCGCCTGCCGACGGTGAACCACGTTTTCCAGCCGGGGCATCGCGTGATGGTGCAGGTCCAGTCGAGCCTGTTCCCGCTCTACGACCGCAACCCGCAGACCTATGTGCCCAACATCTTCTTCGCCAAGCCGGCGGACTACAAGAAGGCGACGGTGACATTGCGCCGCGGTGGTGCGACGCCGAGCGCGGTGCTGTTGCCCGTGGTGCCGGTGGAGCAGGCGCAGGCGCGGGGACAATAA
- a CDS encoding oxygenase MpaB family protein gives MADLRDTIQTQVHRLVGFGDGAVDLTRPPGDDGLFGPGSAAWVVHGDFTAMMAGGVAALLLQMLHPGALAGVWDHSNFRRDMLGRLRRTAQFISGTTYGSTATAEALIAKVRRIHDRVAGTLPDGTPYSANDPDLLTWVHVAEVASFLAAHRRYRDPAFPAAEQDRYLAEYAVVAERLGATGVPRTRAALDAYLLAIRPQLRVDHRTREVSRALLRQQPASLAMAPAQTVLMEGGIDLLPDWAARMHSLDRPPLGKPAVRAGVAGIGSVLRWALRDGSAKRATTQG, from the coding sequence ATGGCCGATCTTCGCGACACGATCCAGACTCAGGTGCATCGGCTGGTCGGTTTTGGCGACGGCGCGGTCGATCTCACCCGCCCGCCCGGCGACGACGGCCTGTTCGGCCCCGGCTCGGCCGCCTGGGTCGTCCATGGCGACTTCACCGCGATGATGGCGGGCGGTGTCGCCGCGCTGCTGCTCCAGATGCTCCATCCGGGCGCGCTGGCGGGGGTATGGGACCATTCCAACTTCCGCCGCGACATGCTCGGCCGGCTGCGTCGCACCGCGCAATTCATCTCCGGCACCACCTACGGCTCGACCGCCACCGCGGAGGCGCTGATCGCCAAGGTGCGGCGCATCCACGACCGCGTCGCCGGCACGCTGCCCGACGGCACGCCCTACAGCGCCAACGATCCCGACCTGCTCACCTGGGTCCATGTCGCCGAGGTCGCGAGCTTCCTCGCCGCCCACCGCCGCTACCGCGACCCCGCCTTCCCGGCGGCAGAGCAGGACCGCTATCTCGCCGAATATGCGGTCGTCGCCGAGCGGCTCGGCGCGACCGGCGTACCCAGGACGCGCGCCGCGCTCGACGCCTATCTCCTCGCGATCCGCCCGCAGCTACGCGTCGACCACCGCACCCGCGAAGTCTCGCGCGCGCTGCTCCGCCAGCAACCCGCCAGCCTCGCGATGGCGCCCGCGCAGACCGTGCTGATGGAGGGCGGCATCGACCTCCTCCCCGACTGGGCGGCGCGGATGCACAGTCTCGACCGCCCGCCGCTCGGCAAGCCCGCGGTCCGCGCCGGCGTCGCGGGAATCGGCTCGGTGCTGCGCTGGGCGCTGCGCGACGGCTCGGCCAAACGCGCGACGACGCAGGGGTGA
- a CDS encoding class I SAM-dependent methyltransferase, whose amino-acid sequence MRLALSMFAAAALTTAVVAQDKAAPAGPAITRALADPARADQAGDDARRQAAAVLAFAGVKPGDTVVDYLPGAGYWTRIFTGVVGPKGKVYALWPAAGAKYAEKSLPALQARGLANVVAQVQPTNLPTTPQPVDLFWTVQNYHDIPNKSAGEPALRAFDAAVFKLLKTGGTYVVIDHADAPGTAMSGTETKHRIDPAAVRRQVEAAGFRFAGASKVLANPADDHSKNVFDPAVRGKTDQFVLKFRKP is encoded by the coding sequence ATGCGCCTGGCTCTTTCGATGTTCGCAGCGGCGGCACTGACCACCGCGGTGGTGGCGCAGGACAAAGCGGCGCCCGCCGGCCCGGCGATCACGCGTGCGCTCGCCGATCCCGCCCGCGCCGATCAGGCGGGCGACGATGCGCGGCGACAGGCGGCGGCGGTGCTCGCCTTCGCCGGGGTGAAGCCGGGCGACACGGTGGTCGATTACCTGCCGGGCGCAGGCTATTGGACGCGGATCTTCACCGGCGTGGTCGGGCCGAAGGGCAAGGTCTATGCGCTGTGGCCCGCCGCCGGCGCGAAATATGCCGAGAAGAGCCTGCCGGCGTTGCAGGCGCGCGGCCTCGCCAACGTCGTCGCGCAGGTGCAGCCGACCAACCTGCCGACCACGCCGCAGCCGGTCGACCTGTTCTGGACGGTGCAGAATTATCACGACATCCCCAACAAGAGCGCGGGCGAGCCGGCGTTGCGCGCGTTCGACGCAGCGGTGTTCAAGCTGCTCAAGACGGGGGGCACCTATGTGGTGATCGACCATGCCGATGCGCCGGGCACCGCGATGTCGGGCACCGAGACGAAGCATCGGATCGATCCGGCGGCGGTGCGGCGGCAGGTCGAGGCGGCGGGGTTCCGCTTCGCCGGCGCGAGCAAGGTGCTGGCCAATCCGGCGGACGACCATAGCAAGAACGTGTTCGATCCGGCGGTGCGCGGCAAGACCGACCAGTTCGTGCTGAAGTTCCGGAAGCCGTAA